From the genome of Prevotella herbatica, one region includes:
- a CDS encoding DUF4957 domain-containing protein has product MKIINNISKYLLGLATIISVSSCSNPMDEITSLILDRNYAPVELTAKVVNKTNVKLTWQKSNADSYTIEVFQDDSLTFAGTPVKTITGVLASAIPYTVSSLQGETKYSFRIKAITKDDSSRDSKWSTAYAETDPENILSAVNEETDITATTVTLKWPAGETATSIVATEDGSVASNVISHTITADEIAAGTATISGLSPETSYTIKLYNNTKTRGTVSVKTAIDLGGATLVKAGSDLKTSIDNAKDGDVLALMPGNYPINTIDGNMPLNKSIAIKSVRSYDKAIIQGGFQLSDGATLSLTQLVLDGNNNATIKYVADYKTAGKFGDLTIEGCEVKGYTGGVYYVNVASDITNLKINNCIIHDISTASDFLDCRAGAIHNLTFTNNTVYAISCRDFFRYDNKASSFPGVTPYISVDHNTLDGLASVNKGVFYVRFTGSTVAFTNNIVSNSTGVFCKFATTVIPSFSGNNYYNSPNFVLATDDKTNPGITVYDNTGTSYNPSYADYANHDFTVKSDDLKSSKTGDPRWIK; this is encoded by the coding sequence ATGAAGATTATAAATAACATATCAAAATACCTGCTTGGACTTGCGACCATCATTTCAGTAAGTTCTTGCAGTAATCCAATGGACGAGATAACAAGTTTAATTCTCGACCGAAACTATGCTCCAGTAGAACTGACTGCAAAAGTTGTCAACAAGACGAACGTAAAACTTACTTGGCAAAAATCTAATGCAGACAGCTATACCATTGAAGTATTCCAAGATGACAGTCTTACTTTTGCAGGAACTCCTGTGAAAACAATTACTGGCGTTCTAGCCAGCGCCATACCTTACACAGTAAGTAGTCTGCAAGGTGAGACAAAATACTCATTCAGAATAAAAGCCATTACAAAGGATGATTCATCAAGAGACTCTAAATGGAGTACGGCTTATGCTGAAACTGATCCTGAAAACATTCTCAGTGCTGTAAATGAAGAGACTGATATCACTGCAACGACTGTAACTTTGAAATGGCCAGCTGGAGAAACTGCTACTTCTATTGTGGCTACAGAGGATGGTTCAGTCGCATCAAATGTAATCTCACACACTATAACAGCAGATGAAATTGCTGCTGGAACGGCAACAATAAGTGGGCTTTCTCCTGAAACCAGCTACACGATCAAACTGTATAATAACACTAAGACAAGAGGTACCGTAAGTGTTAAGACTGCGATTGATTTAGGTGGAGCAACTCTTGTAAAAGCAGGTAGTGACCTTAAAACTAGTATTGACAATGCAAAAGATGGTGACGTATTGGCTTTGATGCCTGGTAACTATCCTATAAACACAATAGACGGCAACATGCCTCTGAACAAGAGCATCGCTATCAAGTCAGTACGCTCTTACGACAAGGCTATAATACAAGGCGGTTTCCAACTCAGTGACGGTGCAACACTTAGTTTGACACAGCTGGTTCTTGACGGAAACAACAATGCTACCATCAAGTATGTTGCAGACTATAAGACAGCTGGCAAATTTGGTGATCTAACTATTGAAGGTTGCGAAGTTAAAGGATATACAGGTGGTGTTTACTATGTGAATGTTGCATCAGATATTACGAACTTAAAAATAAACAATTGTATCATTCATGACATTAGCACCGCAAGTGACTTCCTTGATTGTAGAGCAGGTGCAATACACAACTTGACATTTACAAACAACACTGTTTACGCTATCTCTTGTCGTGATTTCTTTAGATATGATAACAAGGCTAGCAGTTTCCCTGGAGTAACTCCATACATCAGCGTTGACCACAACACACTTGACGGTTTGGCTTCAGTAAATAAGGGTGTATTCTATGTAAGATTTACAGGAAGTACGGTAGCCTTTACAAACAATATCGTAAGTAACTCTACTGGTGTATTCTGTAAATTTGCAACAACAGTTATTCCGAGTTTCAGTGGTAACAACTACTATAACTCACCAAACTTTGTTCTGGCGACTGATGATAAAACAAATCCAGGTATAACCGTCTATGATAATACTGGTACTAGTTACAATCCTAGCTATGCAGACTATGCAAATCATGACTTCACAGTAAAGAGCGATGATTTGAAATCTTCAAAGACAGGTGACCCTCGTTGGATTAAATAA
- a CDS encoding RagB/SusD family nutrient uptake outer membrane protein: MKKYIKLSILALSLAGLSSCDMDAPNQSSLDPSVVGYTEKMAESAIMGIHQSFGETNSYRGRFIPYYGMNTDVEMINIPTLAQTPDGAKYDLCAYNATPNNTLMNTSNNAYAKFYEGIERANMVIDAIKQYGDPANRPEMAQLLGEGMTLRAVLYLDLIKGWGDVPARFEPISTNTMYQERTDRDSIYVRLLSDLKEAEDMMPWPNDNDKTKNVERVSKSFVKGLRARIALYAAGFSYRADGTVRRSNAPALSVDNMYKIARDECEDVINSGKNKLGDFKTNFTNLCMDKTDAGNESLWEVPFSDGRGRVLYTWGVKHNAKDQYTKQAQGGVNGPLPYLYYDYDNEDVRRDITCVPYDWSNESQSKQQLRKVSKWCFGKLRYEWMGRIVTSTNDDGVNFQYMRMADIYLMAAEAINQLSGPSDAWGYMEPVLSRVLPAEKVATLKNKYTANKDAFFNGIVEQRGLEFAGEQLRKADLIRWNLIDDKLAEAKTKMQALRTRTGAYADLPGSVYTKTAADGETLIIYGLNHGDTDDEGANLVSLNGYEKTSWLEPDSKTGVLKIDDDLINGLYINTPSTHAIWPIWQTFVDNSNGKLNNTWLGF, from the coding sequence ATGAAAAAATATATAAAACTATCAATACTTGCATTATCATTAGCCGGACTAAGTTCTTGCGATATGGATGCACCAAACCAATCTTCGCTTGACCCTAGTGTTGTTGGATATACTGAAAAAATGGCTGAATCTGCCATAATGGGTATTCACCAGTCATTTGGAGAGACTAATTCATATCGTGGTCGTTTCATTCCATATTACGGAATGAATACCGATGTTGAGATGATAAACATCCCTACTTTGGCACAAACTCCAGACGGTGCAAAGTATGACCTATGTGCTTACAATGCTACACCAAACAATACTCTTATGAATACATCAAACAATGCGTATGCAAAGTTTTATGAAGGTATTGAACGTGCCAACATGGTAATAGATGCGATAAAGCAATATGGTGACCCTGCAAATCGTCCAGAAATGGCGCAATTGCTCGGTGAGGGCATGACTCTTCGTGCCGTACTTTATCTTGACTTGATAAAAGGATGGGGAGATGTTCCTGCACGCTTTGAGCCTATTTCGACTAATACAATGTATCAGGAACGCACAGACCGTGATTCTATCTACGTAAGACTGCTTTCCGACCTCAAGGAGGCCGAAGATATGATGCCTTGGCCTAACGACAATGATAAGACTAAGAACGTAGAACGTGTCAGCAAGTCTTTTGTAAAGGGACTTCGTGCACGCATCGCACTCTATGCAGCTGGATTTAGTTACCGTGCAGACGGAACTGTAAGAAGGAGTAACGCTCCAGCCCTCTCTGTGGACAACATGTATAAGATTGCACGTGACGAATGTGAAGACGTCATCAACAGCGGAAAGAATAAATTAGGTGACTTCAAGACAAACTTTACAAACCTTTGTATGGACAAAACTGATGCGGGTAACGAAAGTCTCTGGGAAGTTCCTTTCTCTGACGGTCGTGGACGTGTACTATATACTTGGGGCGTTAAGCATAATGCCAAAGACCAGTACACAAAGCAGGCACAAGGCGGTGTAAACGGTCCTTTACCTTATTTGTATTATGATTACGACAATGAGGATGTTCGTCGTGACATTACTTGTGTACCATACGACTGGAGCAACGAGTCACAATCAAAGCAGCAGCTGCGCAAAGTAAGCAAATGGTGTTTCGGCAAACTCCGCTACGAATGGATGGGCCGCATCGTTACATCGACAAACGATGACGGTGTCAACTTCCAATATATGCGAATGGCTGATATTTATCTAATGGCAGCAGAAGCCATTAACCAACTTAGTGGTCCTAGCGATGCATGGGGATATATGGAACCAGTGTTGTCACGCGTATTGCCAGCAGAGAAGGTTGCTACTCTTAAAAATAAATATACAGCAAACAAAGACGCATTCTTCAATGGTATTGTTGAACAGCGCGGACTTGAATTTGCAGGTGAGCAACTTAGAAAAGCTGACCTTATACGTTGGAACCTTATTGATGACAAACTTGCTGAAGCAAAAACAAAGATGCAGGCATTAAGAACTCGCACTGGTGCTTACGCGGACTTACCAGGAAGTGTATATACCAAGACTGCTGCAGATGGCGAGACCCTTATTATCTATGGTCTTAATCATGGAGATACAGATGATGAAGGTGCAAACCTTGTTAGCTTGAATGGATACGAAAAGACTTCATGGCTTGAACCAGACTCTAAAACTGGTGTATTAAAGATTGATGATGATCTCATTAACGGTCTATATATCAATACGCCAAGTACACATGCAATCTGGCCTATCTGGCAAACATTCGTTGACAACAGTAATGGTAAGCTAAACAACACATGGCTCGGATTTTAA
- a CDS encoding RNA polymerase sigma factor — protein MKNLAVMTDEELALSYVNGDNRAFDELLLRNQSKIFSYILFVVRDRDMANDIFQETFVKVVVKLQQGKYVPSGKFSAWVLRIAHNVIMDLYRGQKSQKIIDAVDDNDLSNIASNDMIIGNVESQFVNTQVLSDVRKMMNLLPTTQREVVYMRYFQQMSFKEIADTTNVSINTSLGRMRYAIINLRRMAREHDVVLQLV, from the coding sequence ATGAAAAATCTAGCCGTTATGACTGATGAAGAGTTGGCATTATCTTATGTCAATGGAGATAATAGGGCGTTTGACGAATTGTTATTACGCAATCAGTCTAAAATATTCTCTTATATTTTGTTCGTTGTCCGTGATCGCGATATGGCTAATGACATTTTCCAGGAGACTTTTGTTAAAGTGGTTGTCAAGCTTCAGCAAGGGAAGTATGTTCCAAGTGGAAAATTCTCAGCATGGGTGCTGCGTATAGCGCATAACGTGATAATGGATCTTTATCGCGGACAGAAGTCACAAAAGATTATAGATGCTGTTGATGACAACGATCTTTCAAATATTGCGAGCAATGATATGATTATTGGCAATGTTGAAAGTCAGTTTGTGAATACTCAGGTTTTGAGTGATGTTAGGAAAATGATGAATCTGCTTCCTACCACTCAACGTGAGGTTGTCTACATGCGCTATTTTCAGCAGATGTCATTCAAAGAGATTGCTGATACCACCAACGTTAGTATAAACACAAGTTTGGGACGCATGCGTTATGCCATTATAAATTTGAGAAGAATGGCAAGAGAGCATGACGTAGTTCTTCAGCTTGTTTAA
- a CDS encoding SusC/RagA family TonB-linked outer membrane protein, translated as MSGNLKNFRIVLVCLLSLFVGSLSAQTIKGTVKDNTGEPIIGATVMEQGVQGNGGVTDIDGSFTLNLKGNTKKIKVSYVGMKPQVVNVAGKNSIKVTLDDEATSLNDVVVIGYGSVKKKDLTGSVATVNSEALQAVPVANAAEALTGKMAGVQITTTEGSPDAEMRIRVRGGGSITQSNEPLFIVDGFPVESISDIPANDIEDITVLKDASSTAIYGSRGANGVILVTTKSGKSGKVKVSYNAYYSFKKIAKKLDVLNARDYATWQYELAQLKGGESISNYENFFGSYQDLDLYDDVATNNWQDITFGRTGHTFNHNVNINGGTDALKYAFSYAHMNDKAIMLGSNYKRDNFSLKLNTKPTKNTTFDLQARYSMTNIRGGGANDATSSYDSDKRLKYSVIYTPFPINNLTSDSGSGDDDLGNLYNPVQSVYDNDRLQNRKNLNLAGDFGWEIFDNFTAKTEFGYDLTSNYDKRFWGTTTYYVKNVPASENQNMPATQLQQTDRHSFRNTNTISYDFKKLLNNKDHSLNIMLGHEYIITKERVNTNIIHGFPVNYMAEDAWRLSTQGTPYMIKDYYSPDDKLLSFFGRANYNFKDKYLLSATFRADASSKFSKENRWGYFPSAAAAWRISSEPFMKGTSKWLDDLKLRFSYGTAGNNNIPSGQLTQVYENNTTSWVNGISNYWAPSTYMSNPDLKWETTITRNLGLDFTLWGGKLTGSVEAYLNTTKDLLIAFPVSGTGYDYQYRNMGKTENKGLEASFTWHAVNAKNWGIDLNGNIGFNKSKIKSLGMMNDFGAESYWASSEIGNDYWIAVGGSVGQMYGYKSAGRYEVDDFTGYDATKKKWILKSGVADATSVVGQVRPGSMKLADQLTVDTDGDGKPDAGDGKIDTSDKTIIGNANPDFTGGFGINAHAYGFDLSANFNFSVGNDIYNANKIEFSTTGKYQYRNMLSTMAAGSRWTNLDPATGLITNDPAKLKELNATTTEFSPYTNRMVFSDWSVEDGSFLRLNTLTLGYTIPQLVTNKMGINSLRFYVTAYNVFCITSYSGYDPEVSTMRRTNLTPGVDYSGYPKSRQFVIGLNLNF; from the coding sequence ATGTCTGGTAACTTGAAAAATTTTCGAATTGTGCTAGTCTGCCTTCTGTCGTTATTCGTCGGAAGTTTATCAGCACAAACTATCAAAGGTACAGTTAAGGACAATACCGGTGAACCAATTATCGGTGCAACTGTTATGGAACAGGGAGTACAAGGTAATGGCGGTGTAACCGACATTGACGGTAGCTTTACATTAAACCTAAAAGGCAACACTAAGAAAATTAAAGTTTCGTATGTTGGTATGAAACCACAAGTCGTAAATGTTGCAGGAAAAAACTCTATCAAAGTAACTCTTGACGATGAGGCAACAAGCCTTAACGATGTCGTCGTAATCGGTTATGGTTCTGTCAAGAAGAAAGACTTGACCGGATCTGTTGCCACAGTAAACAGTGAGGCTCTGCAAGCTGTACCTGTAGCCAACGCAGCAGAAGCGTTAACAGGAAAGATGGCTGGTGTACAGATCACAACAACAGAAGGTTCGCCTGATGCAGAAATGAGGATTCGTGTGCGTGGTGGTGGTTCTATCACACAGAGCAATGAACCTCTATTCATCGTAGACGGTTTCCCTGTTGAAAGTATCAGTGACATTCCAGCAAATGACATCGAAGACATCACAGTATTAAAAGATGCCTCTTCAACGGCTATTTATGGTTCTCGTGGTGCCAACGGTGTTATCCTAGTAACAACAAAGAGCGGTAAAAGCGGTAAAGTTAAGGTTAGCTATAACGCTTATTACAGTTTTAAGAAAATCGCTAAAAAACTAGATGTTCTTAACGCTAGAGATTATGCTACATGGCAATATGAACTTGCACAGTTGAAGGGTGGTGAATCAATATCTAACTATGAAAATTTCTTTGGTTCATATCAAGATCTTGACTTATATGATGATGTCGCAACTAACAATTGGCAGGACATAACATTCGGTCGCACTGGTCACACCTTCAACCACAACGTCAATATCAATGGTGGCACAGATGCATTGAAGTATGCTTTCAGTTATGCCCACATGAACGATAAGGCGATTATGCTTGGAAGTAACTACAAGCGCGATAACTTCTCTTTGAAGTTAAACACCAAACCAACAAAGAATACTACATTTGATTTACAAGCTAGGTATTCTATGACTAACATTCGTGGTGGTGGTGCTAATGATGCTACAAGTTCATACGACTCTGATAAACGTTTGAAGTATTCAGTAATTTATACACCTTTCCCAATAAATAACTTAACTTCTGATTCAGGTTCTGGCGACGACGACCTTGGTAACCTATATAATCCTGTACAGTCTGTTTATGACAACGACCGTTTGCAGAACAGAAAGAATCTTAACTTAGCTGGCGATTTCGGCTGGGAGATATTTGATAACTTCACAGCAAAAACTGAGTTCGGTTACGACCTTACATCAAACTACGACAAGAGATTCTGGGGTACTACTACATATTATGTAAAGAATGTACCCGCAAGCGAAAATCAGAATATGCCTGCTACACAACTTCAGCAGACTGACCGTCATAGTTTCCGCAATACTAACACTATTAGTTATGATTTCAAGAAGTTGCTCAATAACAAAGATCACAGCCTTAACATAATGTTAGGTCATGAGTATATCATAACAAAAGAAAGAGTAAACACAAACATCATTCACGGCTTCCCTGTAAACTACATGGCTGAAGATGCATGGAGACTCTCTACACAGGGTACTCCTTATATGATTAAAGACTATTACTCTCCTGACGATAAATTGTTATCATTCTTTGGACGAGCTAACTATAATTTCAAGGATAAGTATCTTTTAAGCGCGACATTCCGTGCAGATGCTTCTTCTAAGTTCTCTAAAGAAAACCGTTGGGGATATTTTCCTTCAGCTGCTGCTGCTTGGCGTATATCTTCAGAACCTTTCATGAAGGGTACATCAAAATGGCTTGATGACTTAAAACTTCGTTTCAGTTACGGTACTGCCGGTAACAACAATATTCCATCAGGACAGTTAACACAGGTGTATGAAAACAATACTACATCTTGGGTAAACGGTATCAGTAACTATTGGGCACCTTCTACTTATATGTCAAATCCTGACTTGAAATGGGAGACTACAATTACACGTAACCTTGGTCTTGATTTCACTCTTTGGGGTGGAAAATTAACTGGTTCTGTTGAGGCATACCTTAACACGACAAAAGACTTACTTATCGCCTTCCCTGTATCAGGAACAGGATATGACTACCAATACAGAAACATGGGTAAGACAGAGAATAAAGGTCTTGAGGCATCTTTCACTTGGCATGCAGTAAATGCTAAGAACTGGGGAATTGATTTAAATGGAAACATTGGTTTCAATAAGTCTAAAATCAAAAGTCTTGGTATGATGAACGACTTTGGAGCAGAAAGCTATTGGGCTTCATCTGAAATAGGAAACGACTATTGGATAGCTGTAGGAGGTTCTGTTGGTCAGATGTACGGTTATAAGTCAGCAGGCAGATATGAAGTTGATGACTTCACTGGTTATGACGCAACAAAAAAGAAATGGATACTCAAGAGCGGTGTAGCTGATGCTACAAGTGTTGTAGGTCAGGTGCGTCCAGGTTCAATGAAGCTGGCAGATCAGCTAACAGTAGATACAGACGGTGATGGTAAACCAGATGCAGGTGACGGTAAGATTGATACAAGTGATAAAACTATCATCGGCAATGCTAACCCTGATTTCACTGGTGGTTTCGGCATCAATGCCCATGCTTATGGATTTGACTTAAGTGCAAACTTTAATTTCAGTGTTGGCAACGATATATACAATGCCAACAAGATTGAGTTCTCAACAACAGGCAAATACCAATACCGTAACATGTTAAGCACAATGGCTGCTGGTAGCCGTTGGACAAATCTTGATCCTGCAACAGGTCTGATTACAAACGACCCTGCGAAATTAAAAGAACTTAATGCAACAACAACAGAGTTCTCTCCATACACAAACAGAATGGTATTCTCTGACTGGTCTGTAGAAGACGGATCTTTCCTTCGTCTTAACACATTGACGCTTGGCTATACAATACCTCAGCTCGTTACAAACAAAATGGGCATAAACAGTCTTCGTTTCTATGTTACAGCTTACAATGTGTTCTGCATCACAAGTTATTCAGGTTATGATCCTGAAGTTTCAACAATGCGCAGAACAAACCTTACACCTGGAGTTGACTACTCTGGATACCCAAAGAGTCGTCAGTTTGTTATTGGTTTGAACTTGAATTTCTAA
- the rpe gene encoding ribulose-phosphate 3-epimerase, whose product MNTLVSPSLLSANFLNLKEDLEMINKSEADWLHLDVMDGEFVPNISFGFPIIEAVSKICKKPLDVHFMIMHPEKYIERTAKLGAMMMNVHYEACTHLHRTIQQIHNAGMKAAVTLNPATPVSMLEDIIGDVDMVLLMSVNPGFGGQTFIENTINKVKRLRKMIDEAGTNTLIEVDGGVNAKTAPILVKAGVNVLVSGSYVFKSSDPISTIKSLKNI is encoded by the coding sequence ATGAATACATTGGTATCGCCCTCATTGTTATCAGCAAACTTCCTGAACTTAAAGGAAGATCTAGAAATGATCAACAAAAGTGAGGCAGACTGGTTGCATTTGGACGTTATGGACGGCGAGTTCGTTCCAAACATATCTTTCGGTTTCCCTATTATCGAAGCTGTGAGTAAGATCTGTAAGAAACCGCTTGACGTACATTTCATGATTATGCATCCTGAAAAATATATTGAGCGAACAGCAAAACTTGGTGCAATGATGATGAATGTGCACTATGAGGCTTGCACGCATCTACATCGTACAATACAACAAATTCACAATGCGGGTATGAAGGCTGCTGTAACTTTAAATCCAGCAACACCAGTAAGCATGCTTGAAGACATTATCGGTGATGTAGACATGGTATTGCTGATGAGCGTAAATCCTGGTTTCGGTGGACAGACGTTTATTGAGAATACGATTAATAAGGTCAAAAGACTTCGCAAGATGATAGACGAAGCTGGAACAAATACACTTATCGAAGTTGATGGAGGCGTAAATGCAAAAACAGCTCCTATACTAGTGAAAGCAGGAGTTAATGTGTTGGTAAGCGGAAGTTACGTATTCAAAAGTTCAGACCCCATATCAACGATAAAGTCACTGAAGAATATTTAA
- a CDS encoding glycoside hydrolase family 88 protein: MRCFKTILFALLLCPIAIAAQGWNNNTYKQIEQRVKQPEFLNQSFIITKYGAGSKLSAAKNQIAINKTILACSKAGGGKVIIPSGTWNTGAITLKSNVNLVVEKDAHIIFAFDTSLYPIVKTRWEGMDCMNYQPCIYAYGEKNIAITGEGTIDGNGSVNTWWKMCGKDWFKANEKVTENQNIGRPKLFEFVENGTSIEKRNMKGLGMRPQLINLYKCENILIENVTLLNSPFWVIHPLLSKNITVKGVKVWNNGPNGDGCDPESCEDVIIDGCNFHTGDDCIAIKSGRNADGRKWDIPSKNIIVRNCVMEDGHGGVVIGSEISGGCNNVFVENCKMDSPNLERVLRIKTNSCRGGLTENIYMRNVEVGQCREAVLRINLNYEPKEAAKRGFNPTVRNVYMENVTCQKSKYGILLNGLDDADNIYNINVNNCTFNGVQDQDIMRTGKSHDINIENTFINGSLVLLDKPFKNYSEWLVASEMKRTAHPYLLDFSTKPKWSYVMGIEQESMLDTYEKYKNPEILNYLKEYPAKMIDPKGNITGYEYKDFNLDNVRTAKFILRMNNLQPEKNIDKALKTLFKQLKNQPRTKEGVWWHKAIYANQVWLDGIFMGLPYYTAYAAQNMSAKKANKYFDDAVNQIIKTDKRTYDESTGLWKHAWDETHSQFWANKENGQSQHTWARALGWYVMAMTEVLDVLPENYERRGEVIKLLNKAMKAVVKYQDKNTGVWYDVMDVNSDKNYLESTASSMFAYVLLKGVRKGYLPAEFQKAGITAYNGILKQFVRVNADKTISLTKCCSVSGLGPGPGKYVKTPNYKRDGSFEYYISEPVRDNDAKGVGPFVWASLEMEQSNLPVEN, encoded by the coding sequence ATGAGATGTTTTAAAACGATTCTGTTTGCACTACTATTATGTCCTATCGCTATTGCTGCGCAAGGATGGAATAACAACACATACAAACAGATTGAACAAAGAGTGAAACAACCAGAGTTTCTAAACCAGAGTTTTATAATCACCAAGTATGGAGCAGGATCTAAACTTTCTGCTGCTAAGAATCAGATTGCAATTAACAAAACTATTCTTGCATGTTCTAAAGCTGGGGGAGGAAAAGTAATAATTCCTTCTGGTACATGGAACACAGGTGCAATTACACTAAAAAGCAATGTAAATCTTGTTGTTGAGAAAGATGCACATATAATTTTTGCTTTTGACACGAGCCTCTACCCTATTGTAAAAACGCGTTGGGAAGGCATGGACTGCATGAACTATCAACCTTGCATATACGCTTATGGAGAAAAGAACATCGCTATTACAGGTGAAGGTACCATTGATGGCAATGGAAGCGTGAATACATGGTGGAAGATGTGTGGAAAAGATTGGTTCAAAGCAAATGAGAAAGTTACGGAAAATCAAAATATAGGTAGGCCAAAATTATTTGAGTTCGTAGAAAACGGAACTTCTATAGAGAAACGCAACATGAAGGGATTAGGAATGCGTCCGCAACTAATCAACCTATATAAATGTGAAAACATTCTTATCGAAAATGTTACTCTACTCAACTCTCCATTCTGGGTTATACATCCATTACTATCAAAAAACATCACTGTAAAGGGTGTTAAAGTTTGGAACAATGGTCCTAATGGTGACGGTTGTGATCCAGAAAGCTGTGAAGACGTAATAATAGATGGCTGCAATTTCCATACTGGTGACGACTGTATTGCCATAAAGAGTGGAAGAAATGCTGACGGAAGAAAATGGGATATTCCAAGTAAGAACATCATTGTTAGAAACTGCGTGATGGAAGACGGACACGGAGGTGTTGTTATTGGTTCAGAAATCTCAGGCGGATGCAACAACGTGTTTGTTGAAAACTGCAAAATGGACTCACCAAACTTGGAACGTGTATTGCGTATAAAGACAAATTCATGTCGTGGAGGATTGACCGAAAATATATATATGCGTAATGTAGAAGTTGGACAATGCCGTGAAGCCGTATTGCGAATCAACCTGAATTATGAGCCAAAAGAAGCAGCAAAGCGTGGTTTCAACCCTACAGTCAGGAATGTATATATGGAAAATGTAACATGCCAAAAAAGCAAATATGGCATATTGCTCAACGGACTAGATGATGCCGACAACATATATAATATAAATGTAAATAACTGCACATTTAATGGTGTACAAGACCAAGATATCATGCGTACAGGTAAAAGTCATGATATAAATATTGAAAACACTTTTATCAACGGTTCGTTGGTTTTGCTTGATAAGCCTTTCAAGAATTATAGCGAATGGCTGGTTGCATCAGAAATGAAAAGAACTGCTCATCCATACCTTCTTGATTTCTCTACTAAACCCAAATGGAGTTACGTTATGGGAATTGAACAAGAAAGCATGCTTGATACTTATGAGAAATATAAGAACCCAGAAATATTGAATTATCTCAAAGAGTATCCTGCAAAGATGATTGATCCAAAAGGCAACATCACTGGATATGAATATAAAGACTTCAATCTTGATAACGTTCGTACAGCCAAATTCATACTTAGAATGAATAATCTACAGCCTGAAAAGAATATAGATAAAGCTTTAAAGACATTATTCAAACAATTAAAAAACCAACCACGTACAAAAGAGGGAGTTTGGTGGCACAAAGCAATTTATGCAAACCAAGTTTGGCTAGATGGCATATTCATGGGACTACCATACTACACAGCTTATGCAGCGCAAAACATGAGCGCAAAGAAAGCTAACAAATATTTTGATGACGCAGTAAATCAGATCATTAAGACAGACAAGCGTACTTATGACGAATCTACAGGTTTGTGGAAACACGCATGGGATGAAACCCATTCACAATTCTGGGCAAACAAAGAAAATGGACAAAGCCAACACACATGGGCTCGTGCCCTTGGTTGGTATGTTATGGCTATGACTGAAGTTCTTGATGTTCTTCCAGAAAACTATGAACGACGCGGTGAAGTTATCAAACTGTTAAACAAGGCAATGAAAGCAGTTGTGAAATATCAAGATAAGAATACTGGTGTATGGTATGACGTCATGGATGTGAATAGCGACAAGAATTATCTTGAGAGCACAGCATCATCTATGTTCGCATACGTTCTTCTAAAGGGAGTACGCAAAGGCTACCTTCCTGCTGAATTTCAAAAAGCAGGTATAACGGCATACAACGGCATACTAAAACAGTTTGTACGTGTAAATGCTGACAAAACAATAAGTCTGACGAAATGTTGTTCTGTCAGTGGTCTAGGTCCTGGTCCTGGCAAATACGTAAAAACACCTAACTACAAACGTGACGGTAGCTTTGAATACTATATTTCAGAACCTGTACGTGACAATGACGCAAAAGGTGTAGGACCTTTTGTTTGGGCAAGTCTTGAAATGGAGCAAAGCAATCTACCTGTAGAAAATTAA